Proteins encoded within one genomic window of Rossellomorea vietnamensis:
- a CDS encoding nicotinate-nucleotide adenylyltransferase, producing MKKKVGLLGGTFNPPHMGHLVIADQVLEKAQLDEIRFLPNHVPPHKQVDERVTVDQRLRMLEAAIKGHPRFSIERIELERQGASYTYDTIKLLMEREENTEFSFIIGGDMIEYLPKWYKIEELQNMVKFIGVNRPDYSHESPYNVQLIEVPAVDLSSSYIRDTVNKGQTVRYLVPDDVYRLIKEEKLYE from the coding sequence ATGAAAAAAAAGGTTGGACTTCTGGGAGGTACTTTCAATCCTCCCCATATGGGTCACTTGGTCATTGCAGATCAAGTGTTGGAAAAGGCACAATTAGATGAAATCCGCTTCCTTCCTAACCATGTACCTCCCCATAAACAGGTGGATGAAAGGGTGACCGTGGACCAGCGTCTTCGGATGCTGGAGGCAGCCATCAAGGGTCATCCCCGTTTTTCGATTGAACGGATCGAACTCGAAAGACAGGGTGCCTCCTACACATATGACACCATCAAACTTTTGATGGAAAGAGAAGAGAACACCGAATTTTCGTTTATCATAGGCGGGGATATGATCGAGTATCTCCCGAAATGGTATAAAATCGAAGAATTGCAGAATATGGTGAAGTTCATCGGGGTCAATCGTCCGGATTATTCCCATGAGTCTCCCTACAACGTACAATTGATCGAAGTACCCGCCGTCGATCTTTCTTCCTCATACATTCGTGACACAGTAAATAAGGGACAAACGGTTCGCTATTTGGTTCCGGACGACGTGTATCGATTGATCAAGGAGGAGAAGTTATATGAATAG
- the yqeK gene encoding bis(5'-nucleosyl)-tetraphosphatase (symmetrical) YqeK: MNREKALELVKKHLTEHRYIHTCGVMETSIELAKRYGADEKKAETAAIFHDYAKFRDKGEMQGIIERENLSKDLLLYNGELWHAPVGAILVEREVGIEDRDILDAIRFHTSGKEGMTVLDKVVYLADYIEPNRRFPGVEEVRELAKESLDLALIKALQNTITFLMKKNQAIYPDTFRFYNELTLNQRR; encoded by the coding sequence ATGAATAGAGAAAAAGCACTGGAGCTGGTTAAAAAGCATTTGACTGAACACCGCTACATTCACACATGTGGTGTCATGGAGACGAGCATCGAGCTTGCGAAACGGTATGGAGCCGATGAGAAAAAGGCTGAAACAGCTGCGATCTTTCATGATTATGCAAAGTTCCGGGATAAAGGGGAAATGCAGGGGATCATTGAAAGGGAGAATCTTTCAAAGGATCTATTACTGTATAATGGCGAGTTATGGCACGCGCCTGTAGGAGCTATTCTGGTAGAACGGGAAGTCGGGATAGAAGATCGTGATATCCTGGATGCCATCCGCTTCCATACTTCCGGGAAAGAGGGGATGACGGTACTCGACAAGGTGGTTTATTTAGCCGACTATATTGAGCCGAATCGCAGGTTCCCCGGTGTGGAAGAAGTGAGGGAGCTTGCCAAGGAATCATTGGACCTGGCACTCATAAAAGCTCTTCAGAATACGATCACGTTTCTTATGAAAAAAAATCAAGCGATCTATCCGGATACATTTCGCTTTTACAATGAACTGACATTAAATCAGAGGAGATGA
- a CDS encoding YqeG family HAD IIIA-type phosphatase translates to MIKQFLPNEQVQDIFTITPGHLKEKGIKAIITDLDNTLVEWDRPNATPKLIQWFKEMQEQGILVTIVSNNNKNRVGAFAEPLGVPFIFQARKPMGRAFKKAIKQMGVKKEEAVVIGDQLLTDVLGGNRSGFHTILVVPVAQSDGFFTKFNRQVERRIMKFFKRKGMLEWEDKQ, encoded by the coding sequence GTGATCAAGCAGTTTTTACCCAATGAACAGGTCCAGGATATTTTTACTATCACCCCGGGGCATCTTAAGGAAAAAGGGATCAAGGCCATCATTACCGACTTGGATAATACGTTGGTGGAGTGGGACAGGCCAAACGCCACCCCGAAATTGATCCAGTGGTTTAAGGAAATGCAGGAGCAGGGGATCCTTGTGACCATCGTATCCAACAACAATAAAAACCGCGTGGGGGCATTCGCCGAACCTTTGGGTGTGCCATTCATCTTTCAGGCACGAAAGCCTATGGGACGTGCTTTTAAGAAAGCGATCAAACAAATGGGTGTAAAGAAAGAAGAGGCGGTTGTCATCGGCGATCAGCTATTAACGGACGTATTGGGTGGGAATCGCAGTGGATTCCACACGATACTGGTCGTACCTGTGGCTCAATCGGATGGTTTTTTTACCAAGTTCAATCGTCAGGTAGAACGCAGAATCATGAAGTTTTTCAAGCGTAAAGGCATGCTTGAGTGGGAGGACAAACAGTGA
- the comER gene encoding late competence protein ComER, whose translation MKIGIIGTGNMGKIIIEALIESKAISPSHLHITNRSLKKAEDIKEKFRNVNIARTNEDVISSSDLVFICVKPHDVYDVIQENKKNFSKDKCVVSITSPVSVNQLESLLPCSCARFIPSITNRALSGVSLLTYGSHCSDKWRRELTKIAGHISTPVEIDENVTRVASDIVSCGPAFFSYVTQRFIDAAVEVTEIDHETATVLASEMLVGLGDLLKKNIYTLPTLQEKVCVKGGVTGIGISVMERELGDVFEKLFEATQEKFVDDIEGTKSQFGV comes from the coding sequence ATGAAAATAGGTATCATCGGAACGGGAAACATGGGGAAAATCATTATTGAAGCTCTCATTGAATCAAAGGCGATTTCTCCTTCACATCTTCATATTACGAATCGTTCATTAAAAAAAGCCGAGGATATAAAAGAGAAATTCCGCAACGTGAACATAGCTCGTACGAATGAAGACGTCATTTCTTCATCTGATCTGGTCTTCATCTGCGTCAAGCCGCATGATGTATATGATGTGATCCAGGAGAATAAGAAAAACTTCTCGAAGGACAAATGTGTCGTTTCCATCACAAGCCCGGTAAGTGTGAATCAGTTGGAATCCTTATTACCCTGTTCCTGCGCACGATTCATTCCAAGCATCACGAACCGCGCACTGAGCGGTGTGTCCCTTCTAACATATGGAAGTCATTGTTCAGATAAATGGAGAAGGGAATTAACGAAGATTGCCGGACATATCTCTACTCCAGTCGAGATTGATGAAAATGTAACTCGGGTAGCATCTGATATCGTCAGCTGCGGGCCGGCTTTTTTCAGTTATGTGACGCAGCGGTTCATTGATGCTGCAGTGGAAGTGACAGAGATCGATCATGAAACCGCAACTGTCCTCGCGTCTGAAATGCTGGTCGGTCTTGGGGATCTGTTAAAGAAGAATATTTATACGTTACCGACACTTCAAGAAAAGGTTTGTGTAAAAGGAGGGGTGACCGGGATCGGGATTTCTGTAATGGAAAGAGAACTGGGAGATGTTTTCGAGAAACTTTTCGAAGCCACACAAGAAAAATTCGTGGATGATATTGAAGGAACCAAATCACAATTCGGGGTCTAA
- the aroE gene encoding shikimate dehydrogenase yields the protein MSPLMHNSAFEDNGINAEYVRFHVKKEQLPDAIRGIKALGIQGVNVTVPHKEHVMSLLDGIDPLAKAIGAVNTIANENGKLIGYNTDGLGFVEGLKKAAGDRLENKSMLIIGAGGAARAIYYTLASSGVRKIDVTNRTPGRAVKMMDACPFPLDSSFLTLEAAENELHEYDVIIQTTSIGMFPHIEDSPIKVNALKRGSIVSDIIYNPLETSLLKQAKEKGALTQNGLDMFVYQGALSFQKWTGIFPSYSIMRDTVLQQLGG from the coding sequence ATGTCGCCCCTGATGCATAATAGCGCGTTTGAAGATAACGGAATCAACGCTGAATATGTTCGATTTCATGTAAAGAAAGAGCAGCTTCCCGACGCCATCCGCGGAATCAAAGCCTTGGGTATTCAGGGAGTGAATGTGACGGTTCCTCATAAAGAACATGTCATGTCTCTCCTCGATGGGATTGATCCATTGGCAAAGGCCATCGGTGCTGTCAACACGATTGCCAATGAAAATGGCAAGCTGATCGGGTATAATACAGACGGTCTTGGATTTGTTGAAGGCTTGAAGAAGGCAGCCGGCGATCGTCTGGAAAACAAGTCGATGCTGATCATCGGGGCCGGCGGTGCAGCCCGGGCCATCTATTATACACTTGCCTCTTCGGGTGTACGGAAGATCGATGTCACCAACCGGACCCCGGGAAGGGCAGTGAAGATGATGGACGCCTGTCCGTTTCCATTAGATTCTTCGTTCCTTACCCTTGAAGCTGCTGAGAACGAATTGCACGAATATGATGTCATCATCCAGACGACATCCATCGGTATGTTTCCTCATATAGAAGACAGTCCTATAAAGGTCAATGCTTTAAAGCGGGGAAGCATCGTCTCGGATATCATTTATAATCCACTGGAAACATCATTATTGAAACAGGCCAAAGAAAAAGGGGCCCTGACTCAGAACGGGCTCGATATGTTCGTTTATCAGGGAGCACTCTCATTTCAGAAGTGGACAGGAATCTTTCCGTCCTATTCCATTATGAGGGACACCGTTTTACAACAACTAGGAGGTTAA
- the rsfS gene encoding ribosome silencing factor, whose product MEQNLVELAFKAADDKRAEDIVVLDMKGVSLIADYFLICHGNSDKQVQAIARELKDAAEEKGYTVKRLEGFDQARWILVDLGDVVAHVFHKEERGYYNLERLWGDASFVEVGQGENL is encoded by the coding sequence ATGGAACAAAATTTAGTAGAATTAGCCTTTAAAGCGGCTGATGATAAACGCGCTGAGGATATTGTTGTATTGGATATGAAAGGTGTTTCGTTGATTGCCGATTATTTCCTGATCTGTCACGGTAATTCAGACAAACAGGTACAGGCGATCGCGCGTGAATTGAAAGACGCAGCAGAAGAAAAGGGATACACAGTGAAACGACTGGAAGGATTCGATCAGGCACGCTGGATCCTGGTTGATTTAGGCGATGTCGTCGCTCACGTATTCCATAAAGAAGAAAGAGGTTACTATAATCTTGAACGTTTATGGGGAGATGCATCATTCGTCGAGGTCGGACAAGGTGAGAACCTGTAA
- a CDS encoding helix-hairpin-helix domain-containing protein has protein sequence MQSLIEKYRTILVIFAICAFFLIGYILKNAGEPSVEEPSFTAAAEVKVPEKPEEPEMVKSPETVYVDVKGEVVNPGLYEVKQGDRLKFVIDRAGGFTNDADKKLMNLAVKVTDEMMIYVPKVGEMETAPQSLPAPVSQGAESGEDKLNINTASQAEFETLPGIGPSKAATFIQYREEHGPFNSIEEITNISGIGEKTFEKLKEHIFVQ, from the coding sequence ATGCAGTCCTTAATCGAAAAGTACCGAACGATCCTTGTGATCTTCGCGATTTGTGCCTTTTTCCTGATTGGGTATATATTGAAAAATGCCGGGGAGCCTTCCGTTGAAGAACCTTCCTTTACTGCAGCAGCAGAAGTGAAAGTACCTGAAAAGCCTGAAGAGCCTGAAATGGTGAAGAGTCCTGAAACAGTGTATGTGGACGTTAAGGGTGAGGTGGTGAATCCCGGTCTATATGAAGTGAAGCAGGGGGACCGGCTTAAGTTTGTCATAGACAGGGCCGGAGGATTCACAAACGATGCAGACAAAAAGTTGATGAATCTTGCCGTCAAAGTGACGGACGAAATGATGATCTATGTCCCGAAAGTAGGTGAAATGGAAACGGCGCCTCAGTCACTTCCTGCCCCTGTTTCTCAAGGGGCAGAATCAGGAGAGGATAAACTTAATATCAATACAGCCTCACAAGCCGAATTCGAAACCCTTCCTGGAATAGGACCATCGAAAGCCGCCACCTTTATCCAATACCGTGAAGAACATGGTCCGTTCAACTCCATTGAAGAGATAACAAACATTTCAGGAATTGGAGAAAAAACATTCGAGAAATTAAAGGAACATATTTTTGTCCAGTGA
- a CDS encoding class I SAM-dependent DNA methyltransferase has translation MSYERFAYVYDYLMQDVPYDGWLEYVNRQAIRHQGKRVLDIACGTGELSLRLARDGYDVTGVDLSQDMLTIAQEKASAQSVQIQLFQQDMSRLDSLGEYDIITIFCDSLNYLEDESDVESTFKGVHRHLKQDGLFLFDVHSIFKMTQIFMNQTFTLTDEHVSYIWDCFPGEVPNSVEHELTFFVEDEETGQYERVEELHKQRTYPILMIKEWLRGNGFDVLNITADFTEESPTDKSERIFFACKKK, from the coding sequence ATGAGTTATGAGCGTTTTGCTTATGTATACGATTATTTAATGCAGGACGTCCCATACGATGGCTGGTTGGAGTATGTGAACCGCCAGGCAATACGTCACCAGGGGAAGAGGGTTCTTGATATCGCTTGTGGAACCGGGGAATTATCATTGAGGCTTGCACGGGACGGATATGATGTGACGGGGGTCGACTTGTCCCAGGACATGCTCACCATCGCCCAGGAAAAGGCATCGGCACAGAGTGTTCAGATCCAGTTATTTCAGCAGGATATGTCGAGACTCGATTCCCTTGGTGAATACGACATCATTACGATTTTTTGTGATTCATTGAATTACCTGGAAGACGAGAGTGACGTGGAGAGCACATTTAAAGGGGTCCATCGTCATCTGAAGCAGGATGGGCTATTCCTTTTTGATGTGCATTCCATTTTCAAAATGACCCAGATATTCATGAACCAAACCTTTACCCTTACGGATGAACACGTATCCTATATATGGGATTGCTTCCCCGGTGAAGTTCCCAATAGTGTGGAACATGAACTGACTTTTTTCGTGGAAGATGAAGAAACCGGACAGTACGAGCGAGTGGAAGAGCTGCACAAACAGCGTACCTATCCAATCCTTATGATAAAGGAGTGGCTCCGTGGCAACGGCTTCGATGTGTTGAATATCACTGCGGACTTTACGGAAGAATCTCCCACTGACAAGAGTGAGAGAATCTTCTTTGCGTGTAAAAAGAAATAA
- the yhbY gene encoding ribosome assembly RNA-binding protein YhbY, which produces MLTGKQKRFLRSEAHHLNPVFQVGKGGVNDNMIKTIGEAIETRELMKISILQNCDMDKTEVAQELSEGVGAEIVQIIGNTIVLYKESKENKQLILPR; this is translated from the coding sequence ATGTTAACAGGTAAACAAAAAAGGTTTTTACGTTCAGAAGCACATCACTTAAATCCGGTTTTTCAAGTAGGAAAAGGCGGAGTCAACGATAATATGATCAAAACAATCGGAGAAGCAATTGAGACGAGGGAATTGATGAAAATCAGCATCCTTCAAAATTGTGATATGGATAAGACAGAGGTTGCACAAGAGCTTTCAGAAGGTGTAGGAGCTGAAATTGTCCAGATCATCGGAAATACCATTGTCCTGTACAAAGAATCGAAAGAAAATAAGCAATTAATCCTGCCAAGATAA
- the sigK gene encoding RNA polymerase sporulation sigma factor SigK, with protein sequence MSGVLTALGYFFKELIFLVSYVKNNAFPQPLSAADERKYLKLMAEGDEHARNMLIEHNLRLVAHIVKKFENTGEDPEDLISIGTIGLIKAIESYSEGKGTKLATYAARCIENEILMHLRALKKTKKDVSLHDPIGQDKEGNEISLIDILKSESDDVIDTIQLSMELEKVRKYICVLDEREKEVIVGRFGLDLKEEKTQREIAKELGISRSYVSRIEKRALMKMFHEFYREEKEKRNKS encoded by the coding sequence ATGTCTGGAGTTCTAACAGCACTGGGTTATTTCTTTAAGGAGTTAATTTTCCTCGTTTCTTACGTTAAGAATAATGCCTTTCCGCAACCATTATCCGCTGCAGATGAACGAAAATATCTAAAGCTGATGGCGGAAGGGGATGAACACGCCCGCAACATGCTCATCGAACATAATCTCAGGTTGGTTGCCCACATCGTCAAGAAATTCGAAAACACAGGCGAAGATCCAGAAGATTTGATTTCCATCGGGACCATCGGATTGATCAAAGCGATCGAAAGTTACTCTGAAGGAAAGGGAACCAAACTTGCCACCTATGCGGCACGATGTATCGAGAATGAAATCCTCATGCACCTCCGTGCCCTGAAGAAAACCAAGAAAGATGTCTCACTCCACGATCCCATCGGCCAGGATAAAGAAGGAAATGAAATCAGTTTGATCGATATCCTGAAATCGGAAAGCGATGATGTCATCGACACGATTCAATTAAGCATGGAACTCGAAAAAGTGAGAAAATATATTTGCGTGCTGGACGAAAGGGAAAAAGAAGTCATCGTCGGCCGGTTCGGGCTGGATTTAAAAGAAGAAAAAACACAGAGGGAAATTGCAAAAGAATTGGGGATTTCGAGAAGCTACGTCTCAAGGATCGAAAAGCGTGCCCTCATGAAAATGTTTCATGAATTTTACCGGGAGGAAAAAGAAAAGCGGAATAAATCCTGA
- a CDS encoding sporulation histidine kinase inhibitor Sda, with translation MRKLSDELLIDSYYKALELKLNTEFIRLIEMEIHRRSLTNKIKATS, from the coding sequence ATGAGGAAATTATCGGACGAACTGTTGATTGATTCTTATTACAAAGCGTTGGAACTGAAACTCAATACAGAATTCATTCGCCTCATCGAAATGGAAATTCACCGTCGATCTCTTACAAATAAAATAAAAGCTACTTCGTAG
- the pssA gene encoding CDP-diacylglycerol--serine O-phosphatidyltransferase — protein sequence MFLSGVLDQTFKKLKTQTANLITLSNLSLGGFAIISVLHNQLHLSLILIFIAALTDRFDGLVARKLNIESELGKQLDSMSDIISFGVAPALLMYTAVLSQFDYPGMFFTILYVACGAYRLARFNISENDGYFTGLPITAAGCLLTLSYLLIPFVSSVLIVCMTITLSVLMVSPFTLKKM from the coding sequence TTGTTTCTCTCCGGAGTACTCGATCAAACGTTCAAAAAGCTTAAAACCCAAACAGCCAACCTGATTACCCTTTCAAATTTGTCATTAGGTGGTTTTGCTATTATTTCCGTTCTTCATAACCAATTACATCTAAGCTTGATCCTCATTTTCATCGCTGCCTTGACCGACAGGTTCGATGGATTGGTGGCAAGAAAGTTAAACATCGAGTCGGAATTAGGAAAGCAGCTGGATTCCATGAGCGACATCATTTCCTTTGGTGTGGCCCCTGCATTGCTTATGTATACCGCCGTTCTCAGCCAGTTTGACTATCCCGGCATGTTCTTCACCATTTTGTATGTAGCGTGTGGTGCTTACCGTTTGGCCCGCTTCAACATTTCCGAAAATGACGGCTACTTTACCGGTCTTCCCATTACAGCAGCCGGCTGTTTACTGACCTTGAGCTATCTTCTTATTCCATTTGTCTCAAGTGTGCTGATCGTGTGCATGACCATCACACTATCTGTATTGATGGTCAGCCCCTTTACGTTGAAGAAGATGTAA
- a CDS encoding ComE operon protein 2 — MERIAWHQYFMAQSQLLALRSTCTRLAVGATIVRDKRIIAGGYNGSIAGGDHCIDEGCYVIDNHCVRTIHAEMNALLQCSKFGVGTKNADIYVTHFPCLQCCKALIQAGIKTVYYAKDYKNHPYAIELFEKAGVHVEKVPFQESSIDVKHKEKATLMIQLIEDLRQQGLPEEKIRHYEQEYIKLFNE, encoded by the coding sequence ATGGAAAGAATCGCATGGCATCAATATTTCATGGCTCAAAGTCAACTGCTGGCCCTCCGCAGCACGTGTACGAGACTGGCGGTGGGAGCAACCATCGTCCGGGATAAGCGGATCATAGCAGGAGGCTATAACGGCTCCATAGCAGGTGGAGATCACTGTATAGATGAAGGGTGCTATGTCATTGACAATCACTGTGTGAGGACCATCCACGCAGAAATGAATGCCCTCCTGCAATGTTCAAAGTTCGGGGTCGGGACGAAGAATGCGGACATATATGTCACGCACTTTCCTTGCCTTCAATGCTGTAAGGCGCTCATCCAGGCAGGCATCAAAACGGTTTACTATGCAAAAGATTATAAAAATCATCCTTACGCCATCGAGCTGTTCGAAAAGGCAGGCGTCCATGTGGAAAAAGTGCCTTTCCAGGAAAGCAGTATCGATGTAAAACACAAGGAAAAGGCAACACTCATGATCCAGTTGATAGAAGATCTGCGGCAGCAGGGACTTCCAGAGGAGAAGATTCGTCATTATGAGCAAGAATACATAAAGCTCTTTAATGAGTAG
- the yqeH gene encoding ribosome biogenesis GTPase YqeH, with protein MGYAPPSALQKEEIICQRCFRLKHYNEVQDVPLTDDDFLKILNELGDSEGLIVKVVDIFDFNGSWLPGLHRFVGSNPILLIGNKVDLLPKSVKHSKLIHWMKHEASQLGLKPIDVQLVSAAKGQGIGEAIEAIEEYRNGKDVYVVGCTNVGKSTFINRIIKHVSGEQDVITTSHFPGTTLDMIQIPLDDEESLIDTPGIINHHQMAHFVDKQDLKIITPKKEIKPRTFQLNPEQTLFFGGLARFDFMAGERQPFTCYFSNELSIHRTKIEKADELYKNHAGELLQPPRKDDMDTFPPLVRHEFRIKEAKTDIVFSGLGWITVNDAGATIAAHVPKGVSVFLRKSLI; from the coding sequence ATGGGGTATGCCCCTCCTTCGGCTCTTCAAAAAGAAGAGATCATCTGTCAGCGCTGTTTCAGATTAAAGCATTATAATGAAGTCCAGGATGTTCCGTTGACCGATGATGACTTCCTGAAAATACTGAATGAGCTTGGTGACTCCGAAGGGCTTATCGTCAAAGTGGTGGACATCTTTGACTTTAATGGAAGCTGGCTTCCTGGACTCCACAGGTTCGTAGGGTCCAATCCAATCCTTCTGATAGGAAACAAGGTGGATCTCTTGCCTAAGTCCGTGAAACATTCCAAGCTGATTCATTGGATGAAGCATGAAGCGAGTCAACTGGGATTGAAACCGATCGATGTTCAACTGGTGAGTGCGGCCAAGGGACAGGGGATCGGAGAAGCGATCGAAGCGATCGAGGAATATAGGAATGGAAAAGATGTTTACGTGGTTGGATGTACAAACGTAGGGAAATCCACGTTCATTAACCGCATCATCAAACATGTCTCAGGAGAGCAGGATGTCATCACGACTTCCCATTTCCCTGGTACGACTCTTGATATGATTCAAATTCCATTGGATGATGAAGAATCATTGATTGATACACCCGGCATCATCAATCATCATCAGATGGCCCATTTCGTAGATAAACAGGATTTGAAAATCATTACGCCTAAAAAAGAAATCAAACCAAGGACGTTCCAGTTGAATCCGGAACAAACTTTGTTCTTCGGCGGATTGGCCCGTTTTGATTTCATGGCGGGTGAGCGTCAGCCGTTTACCTGCTATTTCTCAAATGAGCTGTCCATCCATCGGACGAAGATTGAAAAGGCGGATGAACTCTATAAAAATCATGCAGGGGAATTATTGCAGCCACCAAGAAAAGACGATATGGATACGTTCCCTCCACTTGTGAGGCACGAGTTCAGGATTAAAGAAGCGAAAACGGATATCGTTTTCTCAGGTTTGGGATGGATTACCGTCAATGATGCTGGAGCGACCATTGCCGCTCACGTCCCGAAAGGTGTCAGCGTCTTCTTAAGAAAATCACTGATCTAG